Below is a genomic region from Triticum dicoccoides isolate Atlit2015 ecotype Zavitan chromosome 5A, WEW_v2.0, whole genome shotgun sequence.
TGGGGGTGCGGTGTCCCGACGCTCGCAGAGTGGCCGGGTCGCCGTCCCAACCCCGGCAGCCGGCGTCCGTCCGTTCGTCCATCCATGCATGGCGTCGGGATGGCCGATGTGGCCGCCACTAGCTAGGCCATCACCAATGATCTCGGTCGTGAGTGGCGGTTTTAGGCCAGCGCCGGAGCGCAGCGGAGCACGTGTTGCCGGGCAATTTGCGCCGTGCCCTGTGCTAGGCACGCACACCGGCCAACCCTCCCCGTCAACGGTTCTTTGCTTAGCTTCCGGTGGACATGGTCCTGTGTTCACCGATGAACCCTCAAAGAAGCACGCATGCATTGAACCAAGACGGTTTCATTCTCTATGTGAACACCGTGGACTATGGGATGCGCTAGTATACAGGTGACCAAGTGTACGTCGGTCCTTGGGATCGATCACAAAGCTACTCCTGCCGCAGGCGGGCATGTGCATGCGTACGGCGCCTATGTTATCCGGATCCACTTTTGGTTTTGGTTTGGTTTGACACACGTACCTGACGTGGCGGACCACGCTACACATGGGTCTGGTGACTCTGGTCGGTCTCACTCTCACTCTCACCTCACGTTGCTCCTACTCTATGCTACGTGGGCGCCACGCGCGAGGCTACTTTTCTTCTTTCTCCAGTTGTCCGTCCCTTCGATCATCGGCGTTTTGTTTGTCTTCTGCTCCGGCCTTTGGCCGTGGAATCTCTCTCGTGCCCCTCTTTCAGGTGACAGCATATGATCATTTCCACGTCCGATAGAACGGTTCACTACACTTAAGATGCATGCCAGTCGCATGCACTGTGACTAGGAGCAGTGCAAAGTGATAGTAAAATTGTAATGTCCGCATCTCCGCTTGAAGTTGCAGCATTATTGATTAtacaaaaataagaaaagaaagagTCATAGGTTTACGGGAATGCTAATTTTCATCCGGATGAAATCTTTTGGCTTTCATCCGTTTTGTGAGCCGTCCGTTCTCTGTTCCGAGATTtgtgttttcattttttttttctTGTCCTATCAGTTGATTTGTTTTCTTATCGGGCCCGCTCAATTTCCGGGGAGACCTGTTTGCGTTTTCTCTCGCTTCGGCCCCGCGTCGTGCCTCTGTCCCATCAACTCCCGTGtcgagagagacagagagaaagaGATCCATGGCGACTGAGCTGCCCTGTCCGCTTGATTCAGAAGGGTGGTTGTCAGGCGTCCGGCGCTCTTCCTCCGGCTGCCCCGCCACCTCCTTCTCCTTCGCCTTTTCCCCCGCCAGAGGTCTGCAACATCTCTCGGTTCCGCCCCATCGCCGGCCCCATTTTTCTCCGCCCGGCGTTTCTGTGCGTCGTATTCGGTATGTAGCTTGATCCTCAAGTCTGATTTGGTAGTGTGTAGGGATTTGTCAGTCAGATCTGCTACTTATCCCCCTTTGGATCTCGCATGTGGTAATCCCCCGCAGCTATTTTGATGCAGATGCCTTGTTGCGTTTGTTAGTGGTATTGAATCTCATCTGTCTTGTGTGCTATGTTAGGGATTACCTTGTAGGTTTTATTTGATCTGTTTCAGTTAGTAGTTGGAATTCTGGTGGTTGTCGTGGGCAGCTGCTAATTTCGTATATGCTGGATCGTGTTTCAGTGACTTTAGTGCCCTGCTCACCTTGGATTCTCTAGTGTTTTTGTTTGTGGCTATAGGTTATATATCCCCtgggtcgtttgttgatgtaggtTTATATGTAGTGTTTTTTGCGATTTTGCTTGTATAGCTAGTCAACAAGCTTATGTTGTCGTATGTAGTGTGTTTCGCTTGCAGACTTCAGCTCTGTTCTTTGTGTTTCTGTGAGACAGAATGTCCTTTTCATTTTTCAGCTATGTAAATGTCTGATTGCTCTACTAGAAATCCCTGTTTTCTTAGTGGATTTACAGTGTGTTTTCTTACTGTTTAACACTGTAATTCTCAGTGGATTTACAGTGTAATTTCTTAGCAGATTTACACtgtaattttaagtgaatttacacTGTATTTTTTAGTGAATTTACACTGTAATTTTCAGTGGATTTATATTGTATGTTTATTGGATTTATACTGTAATTTGCAGTGGATCTACACTGTAGTTCTTAGTGAATTTACTCTGTAGTTTTTAGTTGATCTTTCATTGTAATCCTATAAGAATTACACTATATCTCTTGATTTTTACAGTGTAATTCTTAGTGGAGTTACACTGTAATCCTTAGTGTCTTTATAGTGACTATTAGTTTTTCTTGGATTTACCTTGTATTTGCACTGTTAACTCTTGATTTTTACAGTGTAATTTTCAGTGTATTTACTCTGTAATTCTTAGTGTATTTTGGCTAGGGTCTGTTAGTGGGTTTTTACCCTTGTAATCTGCATTTGACTAGGGACTATTATGTGGATTATTCATGTATTATCTTTAGTGGATTTTATAGTGTAATTCTTATTGGATTTTATAGTGTAATTCTCAGT
It encodes:
- the LOC119297886 gene encoding uncharacterized protein LOC119297886, which translates into the protein MATELPCPLDSEGWLSGVRRSSSGCPATSFSFAFSPARGLQHLSVPPHRRPHFSPPGVSVRRIRLQKSLALESTKKASNDSSVSKSADVHVHERDLFYSC